A portion of the Platichthys flesus chromosome 7, fPlaFle2.1, whole genome shotgun sequence genome contains these proteins:
- the LOC133956888 gene encoding twist-related protein 2-like gives MREEEQSNDDHPEGGVVSSQENMGRPPSNACPVVVATPGATGRKRQTGSHPEDHVATVAPTTVSDDSKVKPGDEIHVYTPGTKRVKRSPLHRPPSSSPSLSPVPGPSPGDLLALEDPHGQRVIANIRERQRTQSLNDAFASLRKIIPTLPSDKLSKIQTLKLASRYIDFLYQVLESDEMDSKQAGCNYLAHERLSYAFSVWRMEGAWSSMSASH, from the coding sequence atgagagaggaggagcagtctAATGATGACCACCCTGAGGGAGGGGTTGTTTCCAGCCAGGAGAACATGGGTAGACCACCTTCGAATGCATGTCCCGTTGTTGTAGCCACACCAGGGGCCACCGGGCGTAAAAGGCAGACCGGCTCACATCCGGAGGATCACGTCGCCACAGTTGCTCCTACCACAGTAAGTGATGATAGCAAAGTCAAGCCAGGGGACGAGATCCATGTCTACACTCCTGGAACCAAGAGAGTTAAGAGGAGTCCTCTGCACCGGCCACCTTCCTCAAGCCCATCCCTTTCCCCTGTCCCCGGTCCTAGTCCTGGAGACCTCCTAGCCCTCGAGGACCCGCACGGCCAGCGGGTGATAGCCAACATCCGGGAGCGTCAGCGGACACAATCTCTGAATGATGCCTTTGCCTCGTTGCGCAAGATAATCCCCACACTTCCCTCTGACAAACTGAGCAAGATCCAGACCCTCAAGCTGGCATCGCGCTACATTGACTTCCTGTACCAGGTGTTGGAGAGTGACGAGATGGACTCTAAACAAGCTGGATGTAACTACCTTGCACATGAAAGACTGAGCTACGCCTTCTCTGTGTGGAGAATGGAGGGGGCCTGGTCGTCCATGTCCGCGAGTCACTAA